A single Sulfurimonas crateris DNA region contains:
- the pyrE gene encoding orotate phosphoribosyltransferase, whose protein sequence is MDIKKKYMDSDALLEGHFKLSSGNHSQFYLQSAKVLENPKTAKLLADALALEIKKSGLQVDTVCAPALGGLIAGFALATALNVRSIFAERVDGKMAIRRGFEIKKGERVLMCEDIITTGGSAMEAAEVVKSLGGEIVGVAALANRGFCKRQNSDITTKPNCKLPQDIPFFALEDFTFEMYSPDECPMCKAGSEAIKPGSRGN, encoded by the coding sequence ATGGATATTAAAAAAAAATATATGGATTCAGATGCTCTTTTAGAGGGACATTTTAAACTAAGCAGCGGCAACCACTCACAATTTTACCTCCAGTCCGCAAAGGTCTTAGAGAATCCAAAAACGGCAAAACTTCTCGCAGATGCACTCGCACTTGAGATCAAAAAAAGCGGCTTGCAAGTAGATACCGTCTGTGCTCCGGCTCTTGGCGGTCTTATTGCAGGTTTTGCTCTAGCTACTGCACTTAATGTACGCTCTATCTTTGCGGAGAGAGTAGATGGCAAGATGGCTATTCGCCGCGGCTTTGAGATAAAAAAGGGCGAGAGAGTCTTGATGTGTGAAGATATCATTACAACAGGTGGATCTGCCATGGAAGCCGCAGAGGTCGTAAAGAGCCTTGGCGGAGAGATTGTAGGCGTTGCCGCACTTGCCAACCGCGGCTTTTGTAAGCGCCAAAACAGCGATATAACAACAAAGCCAAACTGCAAACTTCCGCAGGATATCCCGTTTTTTGCGCTGGAGGATTTTACTTTTGAGATGTACTCGCCCGATGAGTGCCCTATGTGCAAAGCAGGAAGCGAAGCTATAAAACCCGGCTCAAGAGGAAATTAA
- a CDS encoding glycoside hydrolase family 3 protein, translated as MLFLKLATLFFTLTLFFQNAYASEMPQDELLKKMIGRMLIVGFESQSITKDSKIVKDMQKYHLGGVILFDRHFNDRTKTKNISSPKQLKTLTSSLNSFAKKPLLISVDQEGGKVARLKPAYGFEATPSAKVVSEMDAYMTKRVYDNLAKTLQNAGINCNFAPVVDLAVNPQNRVISGLKRSYSSEPKEVAKYAKIFMDSLQERNIISVLKHFPGHGSSLEDSHNGFVDISETWGETELEPYIELIHSGGVSMIMTAHVFNRYLDELYPATLSYRVNTELLREKLGYDGVIVSDDLQMGAIAKHYTLEEIVTLSINSGVDMLLFGNQLAKQDTRELVETIMAQVKNGSISMDRIVESNSRVEQLFTKIQIK; from the coding sequence GTGTTGTTTTTGAAACTAGCCACTCTTTTTTTTACATTGACGCTCTTTTTTCAAAATGCATATGCTTCTGAGATGCCTCAAGATGAGCTGCTTAAAAAGATGATAGGCAGAATGCTTATCGTCGGTTTTGAGAGCCAGAGCATTACTAAAGACTCCAAAATTGTAAAAGATATGCAAAAATATCACCTCGGCGGTGTCATTCTATTTGACCGCCACTTCAACGACAGAACAAAAACAAAAAACATCAGCTCGCCTAAACAGCTAAAAACTCTTACCTCATCACTCAACTCATTTGCCAAAAAACCGCTTCTTATCTCGGTAGATCAAGAGGGAGGAAAGGTCGCAAGACTAAAGCCTGCTTATGGTTTTGAAGCCACACCCTCGGCTAAAGTAGTCTCGGAGATGGATGCCTACATGACAAAACGTGTCTATGACAATCTTGCAAAAACACTCCAAAACGCAGGCATAAACTGTAACTTTGCACCCGTTGTCGATCTGGCCGTAAATCCTCAAAACAGAGTTATATCAGGGCTTAAGCGCTCCTACTCAAGCGAGCCAAAAGAGGTCGCAAAGTACGCAAAGATATTTATGGATTCACTTCAAGAGAGAAATATTATCTCTGTTTTAAAACATTTTCCGGGTCACGGTTCCTCACTTGAAGATTCCCACAACGGATTTGTAGATATAAGCGAAACATGGGGCGAGACCGAGCTGGAGCCATACATAGAGCTTATCCACTCAGGCGGCGTCTCTATGATAATGACGGCTCACGTCTTTAACAGATATCTTGATGAGCTCTATCCAGCAACTCTATCATACAGAGTAAACACGGAGCTGCTTAGAGAGAAACTGGGCTATGATGGAGTGATTGTGAGTGATGATTTACAGATGGGAGCTATCGCTAAACACTACACTCTTGAAGAAATAGTGACACTCTCTATAAACTCTGGAGTGGATATGCTGCTCTTTGGCAATCAGCTCGCCAAGCAGGATACCCGTGAACTTGTAGAGACGATTATGGCACAAGTAAAAAACGGTTCTATATCTATGGATAGAATTGTAGAATCAAACTCAAGAGTAGAACAGTTGTTCACCAAGATACAAATAAAATAA
- a CDS encoding sodium:solute symporter, producing the protein MQGAFSTLDWIVFASYFILLAITSIVLSRTKINSSRDYFLSPHAMPMFAVAISVLATSQSAATFLGAPEYSYTKDFTFIGFYFSALLAVIFVAYVLIPKYYEMKAVTVYELLESRYGESAKKQAGVMFLIGRVLASGARLYIGALAISMIIFSDIIFLHVALSILILMLGALAYTYFGGVRSVILSDVIQAVTYIGAGVAVLIYLYYSLEHIEIIKTLSENNKLNFIDSSFDGNFSIIGLLSGWLLLNIAAFGLDQDMTQRVLACKDKNEAAKSLIISILLTIPVVLLFLAIGALLYLFYMQGGVDQSFEGEKITIFMYYILNEMPDGLRGLVTVGAIAAALSSTNSVLGAMASIAVEDIYKPWRLKQSQIEEQHFVKASRFAVLIFAVVLSLMAMVSYFWQRYSDLSLISFALGVMAFAYTGLLGVYFSAIFTSRGNKSSVLWGLIGGFATVLALQPYSFGIELAFSWQIVIGTAVAFFIVQLGGAKNE; encoded by the coding sequence ATGCAAGGTGCTTTTTCAACTCTAGACTGGATCGTATTTGCCTCCTACTTTATACTGCTTGCTATTACCTCTATTGTTTTAAGCCGCACCAAGATAAACTCTTCACGAGACTATTTTTTATCTCCGCATGCGATGCCTATGTTTGCCGTTGCTATATCTGTTTTGGCAACATCACAATCAGCCGCTACTTTTTTGGGTGCTCCAGAATACTCTTATACAAAGGACTTTACCTTTATAGGGTTCTACTTCTCCGCACTTTTAGCCGTTATCTTCGTAGCGTATGTTCTCATTCCAAAATATTACGAGATGAAGGCAGTTACCGTTTATGAGCTCCTGGAGTCCAGATACGGAGAGAGCGCAAAAAAGCAGGCGGGGGTTATGTTTCTTATAGGAAGAGTCCTTGCCAGCGGAGCAAGACTCTACATTGGAGCACTGGCAATATCGATGATAATATTTAGCGATATTATCTTCTTGCATGTTGCGCTCTCTATATTGATCCTAATGCTTGGAGCCCTTGCATACACTTATTTCGGCGGTGTGCGCTCCGTCATACTGAGCGATGTTATTCAGGCGGTTACATACATAGGAGCGGGGGTCGCTGTTCTTATATATCTCTACTACTCGCTTGAGCATATCGAGATCATAAAAACTCTTAGCGAAAATAACAAACTAAACTTCATCGACAGTTCATTTGATGGCAACTTTAGCATTATAGGGCTTCTTAGCGGCTGGCTTCTGTTAAACATTGCGGCATTCGGGCTTGATCAGGATATGACTCAAAGGGTACTTGCCTGCAAAGATAAAAATGAGGCTGCAAAATCGCTTATTATCTCCATTTTACTGACCATTCCCGTTGTACTCCTCTTTTTGGCAATAGGAGCGCTTCTGTACCTTTTTTATATGCAAGGCGGCGTAGATCAGAGTTTTGAGGGTGAGAAGATCACTATTTTTATGTACTACATACTAAATGAGATGCCTGATGGACTTAGAGGCTTGGTCACGGTGGGAGCTATTGCGGCGGCACTCTCAAGTACCAACTCCGTTCTTGGCGCTATGGCTTCTATTGCGGTTGAGGACATCTACAAGCCTTGGAGATTAAAACAGAGCCAAATAGAGGAGCAGCACTTTGTAAAAGCCTCACGATTTGCGGTGCTCATCTTCGCAGTAGTTCTCTCCCTTATGGCAATGGTAAGCTACTTCTGGCAGCGCTACAGCGACCTATCGCTTATCAGTTTTGCGCTTGGTGTTATGGCATTTGCATATACGGGGCTTTTGGGTGTATACTTCTCGGCAATATTTACGTCGCGCGGAAACAAGAGTAGTGTTTTATGGGGGCTTATTGGCGGATTTGCAACCGTTTTAGCACTTCAGCCATATAGCTTTGGCATAGAGCTTGCCTTCTCGTGGCAGATAGTAATCGGTACCGCTGTAGCATTTTTTATTGTTCAGCTAGGAGGAGCAAAAAATGAGTGA
- a CDS encoding anhydro-N-acetylmuramic acid kinase has product MSEYYIGVMSGTSLDGIDIAYCQIKEHSFELLHSDAYPFDKEIKEEILKAINTPMTLKRIGELDTRLGEMYANTIERFISQKRIDKKQITAIGLHGQTLWHEPNSANPFSMQLGNPNVITALTGVSVVSDFRRKDIALGGQGAPFAPAFHQYLFSRLKAKIAVVNIGGMANLSILGERLRGYDTGCGNVLMDYWISLNRGETYDKDGEWARSGTFDRDLLEQMLKEPYFSKAIPKSTGRELFNADWLERELRKFSPKKSGALSIKKEDVQATLLELSVVTIANEVKKSGADMLIVCGGGVKNSYLMQRLGDKLKGTEVVPSDECGVSSEFMESMAFAWLAHERVHRKCVKLSSITGASKDSILGAIYE; this is encoded by the coding sequence ATGAGTGAGTATTATATAGGCGTAATGTCGGGAACCAGCCTTGACGGGATCGATATAGCATACTGCCAGATCAAAGAGCACAGCTTTGAGCTGCTGCACTCAGATGCCTACCCCTTTGACAAAGAGATAAAAGAGGAGATATTAAAAGCTATAAACACTCCAATGACACTAAAGAGGATTGGCGAGCTTGACACCCGCTTGGGGGAGATGTACGCAAATACGATAGAGCGTTTTATATCTCAAAAGAGGATAGATAAAAAGCAGATAACCGCTATAGGTCTTCACGGTCAGACGTTGTGGCATGAGCCGAACAGCGCAAACCCTTTCTCCATGCAGCTTGGCAATCCAAATGTTATAACGGCACTAACAGGCGTTAGCGTTGTTAGCGATTTCAGAAGAAAAGATATTGCTCTTGGCGGTCAGGGCGCTCCCTTTGCTCCAGCTTTTCACCAATACCTCTTCTCAAGGCTAAAAGCCAAGATAGCCGTTGTAAACATAGGCGGAATGGCGAATCTATCTATCTTGGGAGAGAGGCTTAGAGGGTATGATACTGGGTGCGGAAATGTTCTCATGGACTACTGGATCTCACTCAACAGGGGAGAGACCTACGATAAAGACGGAGAGTGGGCAAGATCTGGAACTTTTGACAGAGACCTCTTGGAGCAGATGCTAAAAGAGCCATATTTTTCAAAAGCTATTCCAAAGAGTACCGGACGTGAACTCTTTAACGCAGATTGGCTTGAGAGAGAGCTGAGAAAATTCTCCCCAAAAAAGAGCGGTGCACTGAGCATAAAAAAAGAGGATGTGCAGGCAACGCTTTTAGAGCTCAGCGTTGTAACCATTGCAAATGAGGTCAAAAAGAGCGGTGCAGATATGCTGATAGTTTGCGGTGGCGGCGTTAAGAACAGCTACCTTATGCAGAGATTAGGAGATAAGCTAAAAGGGACTGAGGTAGTTCCAAGCGATGAATGCGGCGTAAGCAGTGAGTTCATGGAATCTATGGCGTTTGCGTGGCTTGCCCATGAGAGAGTGCACAGAAAATGTGTCAAACTATCCTCCATAACAGGAGCGTCAAAAGATTCTATATTAGGTGCTATTTATGAGTAA
- a CDS encoding aminoglycoside phosphotransferase family protein, translated as MSKTQTWLKTTSFKNYIIESALADASFRKYYRLRDGSKTALLMDSSLEKASLNAFMDITSRLQSVDVGVPKIFEHNPDEGFLILEDFGTSHYLDILNQNNFKAYYTKAMNTILKMQKADAAGLPLYDKEFLHAEMDLMQEWYIEKHLNLKPSDAQAKLIADTLEAISCVVLEQPQDTFVHRDFHSRNIMLKENNKLGIIDYQDAMCGAVTYDLVSLLKDCYVAYDRRNIKELALEFRDKKGLKVDNETFIKWFDFMGLQRHIKVLGIFSRLHIRDKKSGYLKDIPLTLKYIIDTAGRYNETKEFAAFLGNIK; from the coding sequence ATGAGTAAAACCCAAACTTGGTTAAAAACAACCTCTTTTAAAAACTATATCATTGAGTCTGCTCTTGCAGATGCAAGTTTTAGAAAATATTACAGGCTGCGTGACGGCAGTAAAACAGCACTTTTAATGGACTCATCTCTTGAAAAAGCCTCACTAAATGCTTTTATGGATATAACATCAAGACTTCAAAGCGTGGATGTAGGTGTGCCTAAAATATTTGAACACAACCCAGATGAGGGCTTTTTGATACTAGAGGACTTCGGAACTTCTCACTATCTGGATATTTTAAATCAGAACAACTTTAAAGCATACTATACAAAGGCGATGAACACTATCTTAAAGATGCAAAAAGCCGATGCTGCAGGACTTCCGCTATACGACAAAGAGTTTTTGCATGCGGAGATGGATCTGATGCAGGAGTGGTACATAGAAAAACATCTTAATCTAAAGCCGAGCGATGCACAGGCAAAGCTTATAGCAGATACTCTTGAGGCGATCTCGTGCGTTGTCTTGGAACAGCCGCAAGATACATTTGTACATCGTGATTTTCACTCAAGAAACATAATGTTAAAAGAGAACAACAAACTCGGAATTATCGACTATCAGGATGCAATGTGCGGAGCTGTCACCTATGATCTGGTCTCACTGCTAAAAGATTGCTACGTCGCCTACGACAGAAGAAATATAAAAGAGCTGGCTCTTGAATTTCGCGACAAAAAGGGGCTCAAAGTAGACAATGAGACCTTTATAAAATGGTTTGACTTTATGGGACTTCAAAGACACATAAAAGTGCTTGGGATCTTCTCCCGACTTCATATCAGAGATAAAAAGAGTGGCTATCTAAAGGATATACCTCTGACTCTTAAGTATATTATAGATACGGCCGGCAGATACAACGAGACAAAAGAGTTCGCCGCTTTTTTAGGAAATATAAAATGA
- the murU gene encoding N-acetylmuramate alpha-1-phosphate uridylyltransferase MurU — MNAMILAAGRGERMRPLSDKTPKPLLKVHGKSLIVWHIERLASLGFSQIVINIDHLGDMIIKSLGDGSKWGVNLLYSDERQSGALESGGGIINALPLLDSEKFLVVNGDIWCDYEFETGYDLGDDLAHLILVKNPGHNPSGDFALHKNRVSNDTKGRYTFSGIGYYSAKLFEGLENKKMPLAPILRETAENGRVSGSLYDGKWYDIGTPERLKEINAASL, encoded by the coding sequence ATGAATGCAATGATCCTGGCTGCAGGCCGCGGAGAGAGGATGCGCCCGCTTAGCGACAAGACCCCAAAACCGCTCTTAAAAGTTCACGGTAAAAGCCTTATTGTCTGGCATATAGAGCGGCTTGCTTCACTAGGATTTAGCCAAATAGTCATAAATATAGATCACCTTGGAGATATGATAATAAAAAGCTTGGGGGATGGCTCAAAATGGGGAGTCAATCTGCTCTACTCGGACGAGAGACAAAGCGGAGCGTTAGAGAGCGGGGGCGGGATCATAAACGCGCTCCCTCTTTTGGATAGCGAGAAATTTTTGGTAGTAAACGGCGATATCTGGTGCGACTATGAGTTTGAAACCGGCTATGACTTAGGGGATGATCTGGCTCATCTTATCTTGGTTAAGAATCCAGGGCATAATCCGAGCGGAGACTTTGCTCTGCACAAGAACAGAGTCAGCAACGACACAAAAGGAAGATATACATTCTCAGGCATTGGATACTACTCTGCTAAACTTTTTGAGGGACTGGAGAACAAAAAAATGCCTCTTGCTCCAATTCTTAGAGAAACAGCAGAGAATGGCAGAGTAAGCGGCTCGCTCTACGACGGAAAATGGTACGATATAGGCACGCCTGAAAGATTAAAAGAGATAAACGCTGCTTCTTTATAG
- a CDS encoding lytic murein transglycosylase: MKNLLLALLLSVPLFAKYDNCEFKNKDYIDICNKVVKNGVSHEYANKFLLSYFKTKKFDEVSYKYLQPKYIKTHKKNEKKANNVLVKYVPDMVAHLKKYAEVYDFAEKKYGVNREIIAAILIKETKLGKIKPTHDAFIVFNTLVVRTEPNSPREKWLLNMGKTNMASIITHCYKKGVTPEECNLPSSYAGAVGIPQFMPNSFVYAEGYKTEIADLTKMEDAIVSASKFLHKKADFSELLDWSKIPDIVSIESKWYDYEFKNDNASLVYEKNSKSDKTYDCFACDKQELQYLREYAKKIMRYNNSSNYAIGVMRLAYDAHIMLEK, from the coding sequence ATGAAAAATCTACTGCTTGCCCTTTTACTGAGCGTGCCCCTTTTTGCAAAGTATGACAACTGCGAATTTAAAAACAAAGATTATATAGATATATGCAATAAAGTAGTAAAGAATGGCGTCTCACATGAATATGCAAACAAGTTTTTGCTCTCCTATTTTAAAACAAAAAAGTTTGATGAAGTCAGCTATAAATATCTGCAGCCCAAATATATTAAAACCCATAAAAAAAATGAGAAAAAAGCAAATAACGTACTTGTAAAATATGTACCGGACATGGTTGCACATCTTAAAAAGTATGCCGAAGTTTATGATTTTGCAGAGAAAAAATATGGCGTAAACCGTGAGATAATCGCCGCTATTTTGATAAAAGAGACAAAGCTCGGAAAGATAAAACCGACCCATGACGCATTTATAGTCTTTAACACTCTGGTGGTTAGAACAGAGCCAAACAGCCCCAGAGAAAAGTGGCTTTTAAATATGGGAAAAACAAATATGGCTTCTATAATCACCCACTGCTACAAAAAAGGGGTGACCCCCGAAGAGTGCAATCTACCAAGCTCCTACGCGGGGGCGGTCGGCATACCTCAATTTATGCCAAACAGTTTTGTCTATGCCGAGGGGTATAAAACAGAGATTGCAGATTTAACAAAAATGGAGGATGCTATTGTTTCTGCCAGCAAATTTTTACATAAAAAGGCTGATTTTTCTGAGCTTCTTGATTGGAGTAAAATACCCGATATCGTAAGCATTGAGTCCAAGTGGTACGACTATGAGTTTAAAAATGATAACGCTTCACTTGTCTATGAGAAAAACTCAAAATCTGACAAAACTTACGACTGTTTCGCATGTGACAAACAAGAGCTTCAATATCTAAGAGAGTATGCCAAAAAGATAATGCGCTACAACAACTCTTCAAATTACGCCATCGGCGTAATGCGTCTGGCGTATGATGCACACATAATGCTTGAGAAGTAA
- a CDS encoding D-hexose-6-phosphate mutarotase: MITHKKLPNGFVYIEIKNSAAEAKIALQGAHLFHYARVGEEPILWLSEVSDFETGKAIRGGVPICWPWFGFSEDKALPQHGFARTAMWDCVSCSEADEKSSSVILRLTHSQESLKMWPYLFELDLHVTISDKLTMELKTTNLDCNPFSITQALHTYFSLSHISDAVIKGLDKKPYLDALTWKDEVQEGDITFNQEVDRVYQEVDREITLYDKNRTLHVRNENSSSVVVWNPWIEKTSRMSAMNKDAYEHMLCIESANAFDDARVVKPQKSHTLKTVIF; the protein is encoded by the coding sequence GTGATAACTCACAAAAAACTGCCAAACGGCTTTGTATATATTGAGATAAAAAACTCTGCCGCAGAGGCAAAAATAGCGCTTCAGGGCGCACATCTTTTTCACTATGCAAGAGTCGGCGAGGAGCCGATTTTATGGCTTAGCGAAGTAAGTGATTTTGAGACGGGCAAAGCTATCCGTGGTGGAGTTCCAATCTGCTGGCCGTGGTTTGGTTTCAGTGAAGACAAAGCTCTGCCTCAGCACGGTTTTGCAAGAACGGCCATGTGGGACTGTGTGAGCTGCAGTGAGGCAGATGAGAAGAGTTCATCTGTTATTTTAAGGCTTACACACAGCCAAGAGAGCTTAAAGATGTGGCCCTATTTGTTTGAACTGGATTTACATGTAACTATTTCAGATAAGTTAACGATGGAGCTTAAAACCACAAATCTTGATTGCAATCCTTTTAGTATAACGCAGGCTCTTCACACATATTTCTCACTCTCTCATATTTCAGATGCCGTTATAAAAGGGCTCGATAAAAAGCCATATCTTGATGCGCTGACATGGAAAGATGAGGTGCAAGAGGGCGATATAACCTTTAATCAAGAGGTTGACAGAGTTTACCAAGAGGTAGATAGGGAGATAACTCTGTATGATAAAAATAGAACGCTACATGTTAGAAACGAGAACTCATCTTCTGTCGTTGTATGGAACCCGTGGATAGAGAAAACTTCTAGAATGAGCGCTATGAATAAAGATGCCTACGAGCATATGCTCTGCATCGAATCAGCAAACGCTTTTGATGATGCGAGAGTTGTAAAACCACAAAAGTCACATACTCTTAAAACTGTAATTTTTTAA
- a CDS encoding sugar MFS transporter has product MFKRFKILNTPTIVPMTIIGVLFFIFGFVTWLNGSLIPFLKAICDLNEFEALFVTFVFYIAYTVMALPMSYVIEKIGYKNSMALGLAIMALGSLLFIPAAQRESFTLFLIALFALGSGLTILQTASNPYIVCIGPIESAATRISIMGLINKGAGVIAPLLFTAFILSGIGSLEDLSAESKEELASKLIAPYIIMALLLSSLIALVKFSKLPELEFEKNAEAEEKSIFAFPRVVLGAAALFFYVGIEVIAGDTIGLYGQHLGLVNVTSLTSYVMFFMVLGYALGVALIPKYISQERALIGSALLGILFLFGVVSSSQSHGISEILWGWSGIRTLPNTVTFVAFLGFANALVWPTIWPLALEGLGKYTAQGSALLIMAIAGGAILPLIFGKISYVSGDMQSTYLMGIICYLFILLYALRWHKIKSWDEL; this is encoded by the coding sequence ATGTTTAAGCGCTTTAAAATATTAAACACTCCTACCATAGTTCCTATGACAATAATAGGGGTGCTTTTTTTTATTTTCGGTTTTGTAACATGGCTAAATGGGTCGCTTATTCCCTTTTTGAAGGCAATATGCGATCTTAACGAGTTTGAAGCTCTCTTTGTAACCTTTGTTTTTTATATCGCTTATACGGTAATGGCTCTGCCTATGTCTTACGTGATTGAAAAGATAGGGTACAAAAATTCAATGGCACTCGGTCTGGCGATAATGGCACTGGGAAGCCTTCTCTTTATACCGGCAGCGCAGAGGGAGAGTTTTACACTTTTCTTGATAGCTCTTTTTGCACTTGGATCGGGTCTTACCATCTTGCAGACCGCATCAAACCCCTACATAGTCTGCATAGGACCCATAGAGAGCGCGGCGACACGCATAAGCATTATGGGGCTTATAAATAAGGGGGCAGGGGTCATCGCACCACTTCTCTTTACTGCATTTATACTCTCAGGCATAGGTTCGTTGGAGGATCTCTCCGCAGAGTCAAAAGAGGAACTTGCTTCAAAACTTATAGCTCCCTACATTATTATGGCTCTGTTGCTTAGCTCTCTGATTGCTCTTGTAAAGTTCTCTAAACTTCCCGAGCTTGAGTTCGAGAAAAATGCGGAGGCAGAGGAGAAGAGTATCTTCGCATTTCCGCGCGTGGTCTTAGGTGCAGCCGCGCTCTTTTTCTATGTCGGCATAGAGGTAATAGCAGGCGATACTATCGGTCTTTATGGACAGCATTTAGGCTTAGTAAATGTTACCTCCCTAACCTCTTATGTAATGTTTTTTATGGTACTTGGATACGCACTCGGTGTCGCACTTATACCGAAATATATCTCGCAAGAGAGAGCGCTCATAGGCTCCGCACTTTTGGGAATACTGTTTTTGTTCGGAGTAGTCTCTTCATCTCAAAGTCATGGAATTTCAGAAATTTTATGGGGATGGAGCGGCATTAGAACTCTTCCAAATACCGTGACTTTTGTAGCATTCTTAGGGTTTGCAAATGCTCTTGTATGGCCGACGATCTGGCCGTTGGCACTTGAAGGGTTGGGAAAATATACGGCGCAAGGAAGCGCGCTTTTGATAATGGCAATAGCGGGCGGTGCGATCCTTCCGCTTATATTTGGCAAGATATCTTACGTCAGCGGAGATATGCAGTCAACATACCTTATGGGGATAATCTGTTATCTCTTTATACTCCTTTACGCTCTTAGATGGCATAAGATAAAGTCTTGGGATGAGTTGTGA
- a CDS encoding HAD-IIB family hydrolase → MKNAYITDLDHTFLRTDLSVSPFTKEVWNSFSSDSVLSIATARTYKKTAQFLKDVDVNAPMILLDGALIATMDKKIIDTKFINKEIGDAIIDEGAKFGIYPFVLSLADKNLSEAFSFSTVLNAYQTKILKNYKKDDYHHQEKNLRAMSDNFKIVYFGEEELLRRVASHLRAVFGDTIKYILAPEAYAGCYFLTLLHKDADKSHGIRSVSEAIGFDLKKLSVFGDNFNDIGMFELAGTSIAVANAQEGVKKAAKIVLPHTNDEDGVANYLKSLKNV, encoded by the coding sequence ATGAAAAATGCTTATATTACAGATTTGGACCACACTTTTTTGCGGACGGATCTATCTGTAAGCCCCTTTACAAAAGAGGTATGGAACAGTTTTTCAAGCGACTCTGTCCTTAGTATCGCAACTGCCAGAACATATAAAAAGACGGCACAGTTCTTAAAAGATGTAGATGTTAACGCTCCGATGATACTGCTTGACGGTGCACTGATAGCTACTATGGATAAAAAGATAATCGATACGAAGTTTATAAACAAAGAGATAGGGGATGCCATCATAGATGAGGGTGCAAAGTTCGGTATCTACCCTTTTGTTCTCTCTTTGGCGGATAAAAATCTTAGTGAAGCCTTCTCTTTCTCTACCGTTTTAAATGCGTATCAAACAAAGATACTTAAAAACTACAAAAAAGACGATTACCATCATCAAGAGAAAAACCTTCGCGCAATGAGTGATAATTTTAAGATAGTCTATTTTGGCGAAGAGGAGCTTTTAAGAAGAGTGGCATCTCATCTAAGAGCTGTTTTTGGGGATACTATAAAGTATATTTTGGCTCCAGAAGCCTATGCAGGCTGCTACTTTTTGACGCTGCTTCATAAAGATGCGGACAAATCTCACGGCATAAGAAGTGTGAGCGAAGCGATCGGTTTTGACCTTAAAAAGCTTAGTGTTTTTGGAGACAACTTCAATGATATTGGAATGTTCGAGTTGGCAGGAACATCAATTGCCGTTGCAAACGCACAAGAGGGCGTAAAAAAAGCGGCGAAAATAGTTCTGCCGCACACAAATGATGAAGACGGCGTTGCAAACTATCTTAAGAGCCTCAAAAATGTTTAA